The following proteins are co-located in the Triplophysa dalaica isolate WHDGS20190420 chromosome 2, ASM1584641v1, whole genome shotgun sequence genome:
- the poglut1 gene encoding protein O-glucosyltransferase 1, producing MELSRLVFSLLIFFFNGFKCCLSDNNKHWKSYLSKITDATKNYKPCIQKNESCHLSILKDDLMPFQNGISEGLMADTVQRGVGTHYQIIGHKLYREQSCMFLARCSGVEHFILKVIDRLPDLEVVINVRDYPQVPRWVQPVLPVLSFSKTSEYNDIMYPAWTFWEGGPAIWPIYPTGLGRWDLMREDLNKSAAQWPWKKKIPKGFFRGSRTSSERDPLILLSRESPDLVDAEYTKNQAWKSEKDTLGRPPSKEIPLVNHCEYKYLFNFRGVAASFRFKHLFLCGSLVFHIGEEWLEFFYPQLKPWVHYIPVKQDLSNISELLQFVKENDGVANEIAMRGKKFILDHLRIEDIYFYWERLLTDFGKLLKYKPKRKSNYSQILSRPIRLEL from the exons ATGGAGCTATCGCGTCTGGTCTTTTCGCTGCTCATCTTTTTCTTTAACGGATTTAAGTGCTGTCTTTCAGATAATA ACAAACACTGGAAGTCATACCTCAGCAAAATCACAGATGCCACAAAGAACTACAAGCCATGCATTcagaaaaatgaaagttgtCATCTCAG TATCTTGAAAGATGACCTTATGCCGTTCCAAAATGGAATATCTGAGGGGCTGATGGCAGATACTGTCCAACGAGGTGTTGGAACACATTACCAGATAATTGGTCACAAACTGTATAGGGAACAAAGCTGCATGTTTTTAGCAAG ATGCAGTGGGGTTGAACACTTCATACTGAAAGTGATTGACAGGTTGCCAGATTTGGAGGTGGTCATTAATGTACGTGATTATCCTCAGGTTCCTAGATGGGTTCAGCCAGTCCTGCCTGTATTGTCCTTTAGCAAG ACATCAGAGTACAACGACATCATGTATCCCGCATGGACATTCTGGGAGGGAGGACCTGCTATATGGCCTATTTATCCTACTGGACTGGGCCGATGGGACCTAATGAGGGAAGACCTAAATAA ATCAGCTGCACAGTGGCCGTGGAAGAAAAAGATACCCAAAGGATTCTTTAGGGGCTCTAG AACCAGTTCAGAGAGAGACCCTCTGATCCTTCTTTCTCGAGAGTCCCCTGATCTTGTGGATGCTGAGTACACAAAGAACCAGGCCTGGAAGTCAGAGAAG GACACTCTTGGGAGACCCCCATCCAAGGAGATTCCCCTAGTTAACCACTGTGAATATAA ATACCTTTTCAACTTCAGAGGGGTTGCTGCTAGTTTCCGTTTCAAGCATCTTTTCTTGTGTGGCTCGCTGGTTTTCCATATTGGGGAGGAATGGCTTGAGTTCTTCTATCCTCAGCTCAAGCCCTGGGTTCACTACATCCCTGTTAAACAGGATTTATCAAACATCAG TGAACTTCTTCAGTTTGTTAAAGAAAATGATGGTGTGGCCAATGAAATAGCTATGAG GGGGAAGAAGTTTATTCTGGATCACCTCCGCATTGAAGACATATATTTTTACTGGGAGAGGCTGCTCACTGACTTTGGTAAACTGCTTAAATACAAACCCAAAAGGAAATCAAACTACTCTCAGATCCTTTCCAGGCCCATCAGACTTGAACTTTGA